In a single window of the Gemmatimonadota bacterium genome:
- a CDS encoding ABC transporter permease, protein MANPLVLYTQYVSVSLRSQMQYRVSFLLGTVGQLLGTGVEFIGILALFDRFGSLIQWSLAEVAFFYGIVNVAFAFTDALSRGFDHVGQLVRTGEFDRMLLRPRSTVLQLIGQEFTLKRLGRFLQGGAILLWAALYLDIDWSPSVAALTVVTVCCGACFFLGLFINIGTVSFWTTETLELMNVLTYGGIEASKYPLAIYRAWFRRFFTMVIPMGCVTYFPVLAILGKPDPLGTSLAFQYAAPLFGLLYFILSLFIWRLGLRHYRSTGS, encoded by the coding sequence ATGGCGAACCCTCTTGTGCTGTATACCCAATACGTAAGCGTATCCCTGCGCAGCCAGATGCAATACCGCGTTTCCTTCCTGTTGGGCACGGTGGGGCAGCTGCTCGGCACGGGGGTGGAGTTCATCGGCATTCTGGCTCTGTTCGACCGTTTCGGCAGCCTAATCCAGTGGTCGCTCGCCGAGGTCGCCTTCTTCTACGGGATCGTCAACGTGGCCTTTGCCTTCACCGATGCGTTATCCCGCGGTTTCGACCATGTGGGCCAACTGGTTCGCACCGGCGAGTTCGACCGCATGCTGCTCCGGCCGCGGAGCACCGTGCTCCAGCTGATCGGCCAGGAATTCACGCTGAAGAGGCTTGGGCGATTCCTGCAGGGCGGCGCCATCCTGCTCTGGGCAGCGCTCTATCTGGACATCGACTGGTCTCCATCGGTCGCGGCCCTTACCGTGGTCACCGTATGCTGCGGCGCCTGCTTCTTTCTGGGACTGTTCATCAATATCGGCACGGTGTCCTTCTGGACCACGGAGACGCTCGAGCTCATGAACGTGTTGACCTACGGCGGCATCGAGGCTTCGAAATACCCGCTGGCCATATACAGAGCCTGGTTCCGCCGGTTCTTCACCATGGTGATCCCCATGGGCTGTGTGACCTATTTCCCGGTCCTGGCGATTCTCGGAAAGCCCGATCCGCTGGGCACGTCACTCGCGTTTCAGTACGCGGCGCCCTTGTTCGGCCTGCTCTATTTCATCCTGTCGCTGTTTATCTGGCGACTCGGACTCCGGCACTATCGTTCGACGGGCAGCTAG